The Petroclostridium xylanilyticum genome includes a region encoding these proteins:
- a CDS encoding damage-control phosphatase ARMT1 family protein: MKVEIECVPCYLKQVISTLKAANYPKEKYNEVINQVIKIIPTLDINASPAENSSIVLLEAYKAMDMEDPFRQAKEESNRLAFSLYDKVEGIINNSTDPLLTAFKVAVAGNVIDMGIMPDFDIHAALREITDKEFDLCDYDDFKQKLATCKKILILGDNSGEIVFDKLLVLQLKKYAQEIIYAVKGGPILNDSTMIDAVEVGMIELAKVITNGSNFMGVYIDRCSKEFLDQFEEADIVISKGQANFESLEGSSLAGDKTFFVLRAKCDLVGACAGAKLGNTLFIRNKVR; the protein is encoded by the coding sequence ATGAAAGTTGAAATAGAATGTGTACCCTGTTATTTAAAACAGGTCATATCTACATTAAAAGCTGCAAATTATCCTAAAGAAAAATATAATGAAGTGATAAACCAGGTGATTAAAATTATTCCTACATTGGACATCAATGCTTCACCCGCTGAGAATTCATCTATTGTATTGCTGGAAGCATATAAAGCAATGGATATGGAAGATCCGTTCAGACAGGCTAAAGAGGAATCCAACAGGCTGGCATTCAGCTTGTATGATAAGGTGGAAGGCATTATTAATAATTCCACAGATCCTCTGCTGACAGCATTTAAGGTGGCAGTAGCCGGAAATGTAATAGATATGGGCATTATGCCGGATTTTGATATTCATGCGGCTTTAAGGGAAATTACCGATAAAGAATTTGACTTGTGCGACTATGACGATTTTAAACAGAAGCTTGCTACATGTAAAAAAATACTGATTCTTGGTGATAATAGTGGGGAGATTGTATTTGATAAGCTTTTAGTATTGCAGTTAAAGAAGTATGCCCAGGAAATTATATATGCTGTAAAGGGAGGACCTATTTTAAATGATTCTACCATGATTGATGCGGTTGAGGTTGGTATGATAGAACTTGCAAAGGTAATTACCAATGGCAGCAACTTTATGGGTGTTTATATCGATAGGTGTTCTAAAGAATTTTTAGACCAATTTGAAGAAGCGGATATAGTCATTTCGAAAGGACAGGCGAACTTTGAATCTCTCGAAGGAAGCAGTCTGGCAGGAGATAAGACTTTTTTTGTACTAAGGGCAAAATGTGACTTGGTTGGTGCGTGTGCCGGAGCCA